Sequence from the Cervus elaphus chromosome 19, mCerEla1.1, whole genome shotgun sequence genome:
TCTACTTTAAATATCACGTTAGGGCACCGAATAAGAATTAAGACCACATGGGCCAGGGACAAACCAACACCAGATAGACAGTTGAGATAAAGTTCTAATGACTTTACCAGAATGGAAGTAAAGACCATTAGACTCACGTACTGAAGGCAACTGAAACTGGCTTTCCTGGTTAAAGCCAGGAACTGGAAAACTACTGCCCACTGTGATCTAAGACTAAAATAACTTTTGTAGACCAGTAAAAATGTGAGAATTTTTACCTCTACCTCTAGGGTAGAGGGcctaatggcttccctggtggctgagttggtaaagaatctgtgtgcaatgcaggaaaccccagattcctgggtcagaaagatcccctggagaagggataggctacccactctagtatttgggggtgactcagatggtaacgaagagacctggatttgatctctgggttgggaagatcccctggagaagggaatggcagcccactccagtattctcgcctggagaatccccacggacagaggagcctggtgggctgcagtccatggggttgcaaagagtcggacacgacacagctgagtgactaagcagagcacagagggcctAACACGCAGCATCTGCAAAGTAAGGGGTCACAAACCTGGCTGAGGACTGGCTCCAAGAGCTTTTCCAATCAACTGAGTGTTGTATGTCCAAGCGGAAATttcacccaccaccaccacccggaCACTCAGACCTCCTAAAGAAGCTAATCTTCACTAGAGATGGGCTCACAGTCAAAGACTACAAAACCTAAAATGAAGGCAAATGCCAAGAAAGAATGTCTCTAGATGAAACAAATAGAATTTACATCTGAAGAACTACAAACAGTAAAGCAATTGCATAGGGGCTCTTAACATACAGATGTTCAAAATGTTTAAGGAGGTAAGGATTGAAATAGATCCCATAAAATAAGAACAGAAGGTTAAGATATAGGAACAAGCggatttgaaaaagaaacaagtaaaactCTAAAAATTTTAGTGCCAGCTTCTATGATTCAATGAATTCACAGATAGATACTGACTTAAAGTTGTTCCCTGTAGAATACCTCACTCATTACTGGGGGAAAAACACACAGGAGCAAAATCAGTTGCTTTCTAATGTCTGAATTATAACATAAGCTCAATAAAGGGAATGCCCTTTGAACAGGATGGTTTATTGAGCTCTCCATCACGACAAGAAACTTACAAACACTGACCTTACTCTTTCTGATATTTAAGAAGATACTTTGATAGATTATCCTAAAATATAATTACTTGGTCTCTTAGTTCTCTCTTTATTATCATAGGAAACTTCgtggtattttttttcccttcagattgtaaactcatttaaaaaaggagcttctaaaaaaataaataaataaaataaaaataaataaataattaattaaaaaggagCTTCTAATGGACAATTTAATTAGATTGGTTTGGGCTTGAATAAAAGCTTAAGGAGGTATTAATATTCTAATCAATTTTTAggaatgtggatgaacctagagactgtcatacagagtgaagtaagtcagaaagagaaaagtgaatatcacatattaactcatgtatgtgggatctagaaaaatggtctgatgatcttatttgcaaggcagaagtagagacacagacataaaggacAGATGTACggataccaaaggggaagggtggggtggggagaactgGGAAACtagcattgacacatatacaccattgatattaagaagaaaataggaaactAATGGGGACCCACTCTACAGGGAAGTCTGAGCagtgccctgtggtgacctagatggggaggaaatccatgaaagagggggtatatgtgtatgtgaagctgattcacttggctatacagtagaaactaacaaaacattgtgaaggaactatactccaataaaaattaaggaaaaaatacaaagctGTTCTTGAAAAGTCAAACAAATATTCTAATCGAATGTCTTGGGGAAATattcttagaattaaaaaaaaaaaaaagataaaaagaaaatctttcttgGGTTTGTTTTTAAGAACCAGAGAAGTTATCAAGGATTGCAAGGTAATTCCTACTAAACAACCCGTAGGTAAATGTGGTGTGGCCACCATGAGCCAACTTTGTGTTTGCAGCAGCCTGAGAGTTCCCACCTGACTCATGGAAAATGTATTCAGCTGCTTAAGATTAGTTTTTACTAATACTTTGTTAGAACAACCGCTTGGTGTTTTTAGCCTTTTAATGGCCAGAGAAAGAGCTTACCagtgataaacttttttttttttaatcgctcATGCTTTTTTGACTTATGGCTGAACCAGCCCTTGCTTtgcattcaaaataataatagtaaagatcCACATAAAACACACTTATTAAATACTTACTGCTTGAGAGATAGACCCAGTACTTTtaagttatctcatttaattacaACAATTTAGTGCAATGAGAGGCATTGCTCCTATttcttatagatgaggaaactgaggcttacatCCAGAGAAATGGGATGACTTACTCAGAGTCCACATACCTGTGCGTGGGAAAGGAAGATTTATTGACAAGCATTTTGACTCTGAATTCCATCTTCCTTTCCCCAAGAGATGATGTTGTGGAGCTCATGTAAAGCGCAGAGCCTGAGTAAAAGCTACAGCGAGACCCAGAAATAGAGAGGGCCCCCCGCCCCGACGTTTTCACTCAGCATCCTACCCGCCTGTGACCCTACTGGGAGAAGCAgcagaatgaaacaaaaaaatagcTGCTTTCCGAGACTCAAAAGTTTGGAGCCCACATCTCTTCCTCTTTCAGCTGCTCACCAAAACAGCATCCTCTCAAGCTTCAAAGAGAAGCAGCCTAGTCTTCTCCATTTGTTTATTATCAATCGAAGGCGACTCCACTCACAGGAGTTCCATTTTTCTCTGCTTAGAACCAGCTCTCTCCAGGGAAGGCTATGGGTGGTAACAGTGCAGACTAAGAGAACGATATTTTTTACACACCCGCATGGCCCGTGGCACCCTTCCATCCAGGACACATTCATACACCATCCATGCCCAGAAGGTTCTGCAGTATCTATAAATTTACCGGAGCCGTTTCCCGTAGATGAAGCTGCAGGCATTCATAAAGAAGGAGAAGTTCAAGCGATGACAACATCTCTAGTCTACCCTAGCTGGCCAGATGCTTGCCTTTAAGTGCTAACCACTCTGATTTCCATACATCCTCCAAAGCCTACGCGCCATCTCTGGGAAGCGTCCCTGATCATTCTCAAAAATCCTCACCACTAGGCAGGGTTGGTAATAAATACAGAACATTTCACATGCCTACGGTATGGTATAAGGATTCAACACATTAGAGACAATTCTGGCTTTAAGACTCCTAATCCCCCAGCTAGACTATGAGGAGGAGCAGAAGGACTGTGATTTTATTAACTTTGCACTCCTTACCCCAACACATAGCAGGTGTTGAGTGAACATGGGATGAAAGGATAACGGCCTGATGAATGCACCGTTTGCATTTCTGCTTCCTTGTGCTTGTCCCTGATGTTTTCATCACTGAagttcctctccctctctcctcactAGGTAGGAAGTCTTGGTCATTACttacataaacatttatataaaagGTTCTTCCAATTAGTATACTCAGTGCTATGCTCAGAGTTTCTCAAGTAATATTCACTAAAACAATAGATGCCTCACTCAAATTTCCAGGGATGTTGCTCTAGCTGCTCAGAGCAACCTTTTATATTAGTCAATACAGATCGATGGAAACTTATGAAAAGGCTGACCTCACAATGTgaaagaattggactataaatcCATGTTTATAAATTGGTCCTTTCAAATACAAAATTTTCCACAGGGATTCTTTTATAAATGATGGTTCCATTTCAGGCCTACTCAATAAAATTTTACCCCCTCTAGACAAAAATTAATGGAACCAACCAGAGTTATGTGCCCTCAAAGtaagatgaagaaaagaaagagaatttccTCCCTGCTCTTGGGCACCCAACTCAGGGCACCCAAATTTATTCCTTCCTTTTAGTGCCCTTATGCCCAAAGTGAAACAAATATTTAACTCTCCCTATGTTCAGTTACAGAGTTATGGAGTTCAACCCAGGACATTTTTAATCTTTGAGATTCTATAACCTTgacattttcaatttttcctAGGCGAAATCCAACTTATCTCAACTAGATATTAGAAGAACAAATAATTAATCCACATTAAGGTGTAAATGACTGCTAGCCATTTAtgaagtatttaatttttaatagagaATATTTGTTTACCTAAatgaatatatacttttaaattggCATAATTTTAGTAactatgacttttttaaaaactgaaaaatcaggAAAGTGTAGAGAAATCCTTCTGGGTGAAAAAGAAATAGGTCAAACCTCCCTGGTAACTTAGCCCTAGTTTCTATTAAATTATTccttattttcatcttcttttgttTTGTAAACTACAGATTTCTAAAAATGCCAAGGGTTTATTTTGTCAATTTAAATTGGGTTGGGTTTAGGTTTTAGCTTATTATCAAAGGTGAGGCTCAGGTTGACACTGAGCATTTTCTATCAGATTCTTTGGGAGCAGAGTGTGAATTGATTTCATTAGCCCCCTAGAAATTAGTCTCAATACTGTCTGCTTACAGCTTTAAGTTATATAATATTCACCCATTCATGTGTTCACCTGTTTTCTTACTCATCAGACATTTACTGTCTGCCTTCTGGAAGGTATGAGGGTTTACACTAGTGAGCAAGATGATTGCCAAATAGGCCTTATCCTCAAACCGCTGACAGACGGGCGGAGAAGACAGATAAGTCAACATGTCGTTATCACACACTGAGCGAAACCTACATCCAAAGTGCACAAAACAAGGGAACAGCCAATTGCCCAGGCAAGTTAGGAAGGCCCCACGGAGCATGTGGCGTTTGCTTGTGGGTGGATGCTGAGACCCCTGTGAATGAAAAGATAAGAAAGGGATTTAGTTCATACAGTTCTGACTACAAAAGGAGAAGAGCCAAAAACCTCAGGTAGGGAGAATAAGTGCCCCCCAGGGGGAGGCAGAGAGACCACTTAAGACCCTCTTCTTCCCAGTGTTACATTTTATAATCTGGCTAATCGAGACTCATCCTTCTCACAGCACCACTTCACTACTGCCTTAGGTGCCTGTGCTCAGCCAGCTCTCCCAGACACTAGATGCAGCTCTCCtgggaggctgctgctgctgctaagtctcttcagtcgtgtctgactctgtgcgaccccatagacggcagcccaccaagctcccccgcccctggattctccaggcaggaacacctGGGCAGCCTAGAAGTGTCTTATTCCCGTTCCTCTTCTTACCCTGGACACTTTGCTACAAGGGGAAGCAAATCTAGGGACCCATGCTCTTCCAGGGACACACTCCTGGTGGAGCAATGGGGTCTTTAGCCAACTTTCCCctgcctggccagccttgccaatGCCTGGGGCTGTCTTTCAACTCAGAGCGTGCCTGTGCCCCATCCTGCTATGTGACCCTCACAGCACCTTCAGCTTCCCTCCAAGGGTTTTTAGATAGACTCTTGTATACGGCAGAATATGATGCTTCTCTAAATCACATCAATGAGAAGCTTGATTGTTGATTATGTAAAATATTGGAGCAAATATTTGCAGAGGTCTTTATGGAGCTCATTTCAGAGTATCTGATTCTTCCTAAAATCCTaaagaactgctgctgctgccttgAACCCTGACAAAACACATTTTATTGTTAATCCTGACCTAATCTATTCATTTTACATCCTTTATTAAACAAATGGTTAATTGAGATTAAACTCCAGAAATGGCTTGTGGGCACAAAGTTAGGAGATTCAGGCCCTTTTGCTACACTGAGTTGGAAGTTAAAGAGTAAGTGGTGACTGCATGTAATGACCTGGAAAACCATACAGAGAATGCTGTTCCCCAAAGCCTTCAGCCTTCCCTTTTATCCCCTCTTAAATCAATTCCTCAGGCAAATCCTTCCTCAACCTAGAGGCAGGAATTCCAACCACTTAAGAGAGGATGCTAATCATCTTTATACCTAAGATTGTGAGATGAAAGGAATGGTTCAAAGAATAAGGTACAGATATGTCACATTTCTGAGGTTTAAGACAATTAGCTTTGCTTACCTAAGGAAAATCTCAAGTCTTTCTGAATAACTAATTTAATTCAGTAGTATTTTCTGAGATTTATATTATGTTTTTTAATCTAGGATTTAGTCttagaaaaaaaggcaaaggacCTATGTGAGTATTCACCTAGGAACCCACTTCCATTGATCTGGGGGATATTTATCATTCCCTAGAAAAGCAATGTGTTCTGAAACTTAATTTAAATGTGCAATCTTAGATTTTTATCTGCTCACAGCTTTTCTCCAGAAAATATGatcttatttcttttcctaaaacTAAAGTTAAGGTACTGTAtttatgaataagaaataaaactatttgttTACAACTGGacgtttcatttttttcatttttttcatttttattttttctagtgcATTTGGCATAGTGTCTGAGACTGACTAACCCAAGAGATCAAAATGATCCTCAACTCTTCCACCGAAGATGGTATTAAAAGAATCCAAGATGATTGTCCCAAAGCTGGAAGGCACAATTACATATTCATCATGATCCCTACTTTATATAGTATTATCTTTGTGGTGGGGATATTTGGAAACAGCTTGGTGGTGATTGTCATTTACTTTTACATGAAACTGAAGACTGTGGccagtgtttttcttttgaatttagcTCTGGCTGACTTATGCTTTTTACTGACTTTGCCACTGTGGGCTGTCTACACTGCTATGGAATACCGCTGGCCCTTCGGCAATTACCTGTGTAAGATCGCTTCAGCCAGCGTCAGTTTCAACCTCTACGCCAGTGTGTTTCTCCTCACATGCCTAAGCATTGACCGCTACCTGGCTATTGTTCACCCAATGAAGTCCCGCCTCCGGCGCACAATGCTTGTAGCCAAAGTCACCTGCATCATTATTTGGCTGCTGGCAGGTTTGGCCAGTTTGCCAACTATAATCCACCGCAATGTATTTTTCATCGAGAATACCAATATCACAGTTTGTGCTTTCCATTACGAATCCCAAAATTCTACCCTCCCGGTAGGATTGGGCCTCACCAAGAATATACTGGGattcttgtttccttttctgaTCATTCTTACAAGCTACACTCTTATTTGGAAGACCCTCAAGAAGGCTTATGAAATTCAGAAGAACAAACCAAGAAAAGATGACATTTTCAAGATAATTTTGGCAATcgtgcttttctttttcttttcctgggttcCGCACCAGATATTCACTTTTATGGATGTGTTAATTCAGTTGGGCCTCATCCGTGACTGTAAAATTGAAGATATTGTTGACACGGCCATGCCCATCACTATTTGCTTGGCTTATTTTAACAATTGCCTGAATCCTCTCTTTTATGGCTTTctagggaaaaaatttaaaaaatattttctacagcTTCTGAAATACATTCCCCCAAAGACCAAATCCCACTCAAACCTGTCAACAAAAATGAGCACACTCTCCTACCGCCCCTCGGAAAATGGAAACTCTTCTACCAAGAAGCCTGCCCCATGCCTTGAGGTTGAGTGACACCCTTGAAGCCTGTCTGCGAAGTCACCTTAaagaaggagcaagaaaagcaTTCTTGTGCAACACCTCACTGCCAAGTGAGCATGGGCTACACTTCAgaattaaaggagaaatagatcaTGTGGACTGGACTGATGCGTCTACAGCCCTGAACAAACGTTCTGCCCTTTGCAACTCAGCAACGCGAAGCCACATTCTGCCATGTTTTGCATGAGACAGCTGATGCCCACTCAAAGAACTGATGTCAGAAACTGGATGAAAGCGTTGATTTGGAAATTTTACTGGGAGAAGTGTCCTCTCCCTAGGCTGCTCTTGTTCTGTTATTTTTGATTTCCACATGAAAGTACTTAGAATATGTTAAACCTCAAGAGGAGCAACAGGAGAGAGCTTAAGACTGCCATGCCCAATTTCCAAAGGGCAGCAAAGCTTTCGTGCCTATTTAGCTATTAGCAACTGCGGCCCGCTTGTACCTGCTACTGCACATTTCATACAAAGACTCGCTAAGCGGCAGTTGTCAGGTTTCAGAAGCTTTCCTGAAATCCAACCCGTGTCTTATAGATTCACACTGCCAAAGTATGCCAGCTGAGTGGCTTATTTGTATAATGATGTTACTGTAGTcatgtataaaaattaaattacttgtAAAGGTGTTATTCCAGTCCCAGGTAGTCgttttagttttatttcagaTCTGAgaagtatatatattttgtggTGAAAAGattatatatcataaaatatgccttactgtttaaaaaagtatatattcaaCCTGTGCATGTATCTCTCTAAACTGCTGTTATCTTATTAAAATTTGGCGAAGTTATAGTCACATTAAAATAATGTTATTGCAATGTATTTAATCTTCATTACTTAAAGTAGattgttggtttatttttaaaacaagacaaCTGTGAATAAGTATAAATGTATTTCCATTTAATTAAATCTTGATACAACTGATAGTTTAATACTGTTGGTTTTAGATTCAATATCCTGCTattgaaaatacaaagaacacACTTTCTTCCAGTGCACAACATGGAATAAATATACCattttgagttttccaaagtttgtcATGCAACAAAGAAAAAACTCGTTCCTTATAACactaaaataatacattattttacACAAAATTTTAATAGGGTTTTTCTATTCACATGCATGATAATTGTAACAAATATAGAACATATaagaatatataagaaaaaaaagtcatatttaGTTCTCCTGCTCAAAAATTACCATTTTAACATTTGGGTACCTTGTTCTACTTTTCTTGTATtcattatacacacatacatgtttaaATCATGATATAGAAATCATAATGTATTTTGTATgcaaattttccatttaatgaCATAGCATAGTAGTTTGCTAcaccattaaatttttttttctaaaacaatttAATACTTGTTTTAGAAAAACAGTTACTGGGTCTTTttgtaggggacttccctggtggtccagtggctgagactccatgctcctagtgaa
This genomic interval carries:
- the AGTR1 gene encoding type-1 angiotensin II receptor; this translates as MILNSSTEDGIKRIQDDCPKAGRHNYIFIMIPTLYSIIFVVGIFGNSLVVIVIYFYMKLKTVASVFLLNLALADLCFLLTLPLWAVYTAMEYRWPFGNYLCKIASASVSFNLYASVFLLTCLSIDRYLAIVHPMKSRLRRTMLVAKVTCIIIWLLAGLASLPTIIHRNVFFIENTNITVCAFHYESQNSTLPVGLGLTKNILGFLFPFLIILTSYTLIWKTLKKAYEIQKNKPRKDDIFKIILAIVLFFFFSWVPHQIFTFMDVLIQLGLIRDCKIEDIVDTAMPITICLAYFNNCLNPLFYGFLGKKFKKYFLQLLKYIPPKTKSHSNLSTKMSTLSYRPSENGNSSTKKPAPCLEVE